In Prunus dulcis chromosome 1, ALMONDv2, whole genome shotgun sequence, the following are encoded in one genomic region:
- the LOC117618029 gene encoding long-chain-fatty-acid--AMP ligase FadD26-like gives MMNYENYDPSYPDQPVVDLYLQVWANLPAFRSKPAFVWVEDGAAIDAKSTLTYAQLNDSVQCIASQLLVPLQRGDTVVILCSPGLELVETIFGCQRAGLLSVPISPPDPSFTNQNFHHLIRALSQTKPKAAIAHPTYITSINHYISSSSSNKKLVHLLQSLHWISTVDIKAKDRKLQHSQLGPKFSPYKGCRAEDVYLVQYTSGATGIPKPVLVTAGSAAHNVRTARKAYDLHPNSVIVSWLPQYHDCGLMFLLLTIVSGATSILTSPAAFVNRPRLWLELITQSRATCTPVPSFALPLVVKRGGIDKGTSPIHLWSLQNLIIINEPIYRDAVEQFVNVFRTFGLNPSSISPSYGLAENCTFVSTVWRPCGNDVPNMPSYNKLLPSARLGQNDDELVDMDIIVVNEETHEAVEDGIEGEIWVSSPSNASGYLGHPTMTREVYYGRLKNKVSRCFLRTGDRGVVKGDERYLFVMGRCADVIKNHEEIHPHYIETAAYNSSPGFLRAGCSAAFEISNTVVVVVEMQWSENEIGVLRKICEGVRKGVAEEERVEVGIVVLVRSGSMPKTTSGKIQRWAAKDKLIGGKMSVLMEMRFGDYGDSFSSFGTIIGGNEGKGDYRGGRGGKTKAVVGEEREDIFLSFSSNGPLRPSLLSFL, from the coding sequence ATGATGAACTACGAGAACTATGATCCTTCCTATCCCGACCAGCCTGTGGTGGACCTCTACCTACAAGTTTGGGCTAATCTCCCTGCCTTCCGGTCCAAGCCAGCCTTCGTTTGGGTCGAAGACGGCGCCGCCATTGATGCTAAGTCAACTCTCACGTATGCTCAGCTCAATGACTCGGTGCAGTGCATTGCTTCTCAATTGCTCGTCCCACTTCAAAGAGGTGACACTGTCGTCATCCTCTGCTCACCGGGGCTCGAACTAGTCGAGACCATTTTTGGGTGCCAAAGGGCTGGCCTTTTGAGCGTGCCCATTTCCCCACCTGACCCTTCTTTCACTAATCAAAACTTCCACCACCTTATAAGGGCCCTCTCCCAAACGAAGCCTAAAGCTGCCATAGCTCACCCCACTTACATCACAAGCATTAACCACTACATATCCTCCTCATCCTCCAACAAAAAGCTTGTTCATCTGTTGCAAAGTCTCCACTGGATTTCCACTGTTGACATCAAAGCTAAAGATAGAAAGTTACAACATTCCCAATTGGGTCCTAAATTTTCACCATACAAAGGCTGCAGAGCAGAGGATGTGTATCTGGTTCAGTACACTTCAGGAGCAACTGGAATCCCAAAGCCAGTGCTTGTCACAGCAGGTTCAGCTGCTCACAATGTTAGGACAGCCAGGAAGGCCTACGATCTTCACCCGAATAGCGTGATTGTTTCGTGGTTGCCTCAGTACCATGATTGTGGCCTCATGTTTCTGCTGTTAACAATTGTGTCTGGTGCAACAAGCATCTTGACATCACCAGCTGCGTTTGTTAATAGGCCAAGGCTGTGGCTCGAGCTAATAACACAGTCCAGAGCTACTTGCACTCCTGTTCCATCGTTCGCGCTGCCGCTAGTTGTCAAGCGAGGTGGGATTGACAAAGGCACCTCGCCTATACATCTATGGAGTTTACAGAATCTCATTATTATAAACGAGCCGATTTACAGGGACGCGGTTGAGCAATTTGTAAATGTGTTTAGGACTTTTGGGTTGAACCCATCGTCCATTTCTCCTTCTTATGGCTTGGCAGAGAACTGCACGTTTGTTTCAACAGTTTGGAGACCATGCGGCAATGACGTTCCCAACATGCCATCATACAACAAGCTCTTGCCAAGTGCAAGGCTCGGCCAAAACGACGACGAACTGGTGGACATGGATATCATTGTCGTGAACGAAGAGACGCATGAAGCAGTTGAGGATGGGATTGAAGGAGAGATTTGGGTTTCGTCTCCCAGCAATGCCTCTGGTTACTTAGGCCACCCTACAATGACTCGTGAGGTGTATTACGGAAGGCTTAAGAACAAGGTCAGTCGGTGCTTTTTACGAACAGGTGATAGGGGTGTTGTGAAAGGAGACGAAAGGTATCTTTTTGTGATGGGTCGATGTGCGGACGTGATAAAAAACCATGAAGAAATCCATCCACATTATATAGAAACAGCTGCTTATAATAGCAGTCCGGGGTTTCTGAGAGCGGGGTGTTCGGCTGCGTTTGAGATTTCAAACACAGTTGTGGTGGTTGTGGAGATGCAGTGGAGTGAGAACGAGATTGGGGTTTTGAGGAAGATATGTGAAGGAGTGAGAAAAGGTGTGGCTGAGGAGGAGAGAGTTGAAGTTGGGATAGTGGTTCTGGTTAGAAGTGGGAGTATGCCTAAAACTACTTCAGGTAAAATACAAAGATGGGCAGCTAAAGACAAGCTCATTGGAGGCAAAATGAGCGTTTTGATGGAGATGAGGTTTGGTGATTATGGCGActctttttcaagttttgggaCAATAATTGGTGGAAATGAGGGGAAAGGTGATTACCggggaggaagaggagggaagACAAAAGCGGTGGTGggtgaggagagagaggacatctttctctcattctcatCAAACGGTCCACTTCGTCCCTCATTGCTCTCTTTTTTGTGA